CATCGACAAGATGTACGGCAGCAAGCAGCATGCGGTGAAGGATTTCAACCTTCATATCGAAGACCGCGAGTTCATGGTCTTCGTGGGGCCGTCCGGCTGCGGTAAGTCCACCACCCTGCGGATGATCGCGGGCCTGGAAGACATCAGCGACGGCATTCTGAAGATCGGCGACCGCGTGGTCAACGACGTGCCGCCCAAGGACCGCGATATCGCGATGGTGTTCCAGAACTACGCGCTGTATCCGCACATGAACGTCTACGAGAACATGGCCTTCGGCCTGAAACTGCGCAAGACGCCCAAAGAAGAGATCGAGCGCCGCGTCCGTGACGCTGCCAAGATTCTCCAGATCGAGCACCTGCTGGGCCGTAAGCCAAAGGAGCTGTCCGGCGGTCAGCGCCAGCGCGTGGCGATGGGCCGCGCCATCGTGCGCGAACCCGCCGTGTTCCTGATGGACGAGCCGCTGTCCAACCTCGATGCCAAGCTGCGCGTCGAGATGCGTTCGCAGATCAACCAGCTGCACCGCCGCCTGGGCGCCACCATTGTTTACGTGACCCACGATCAGGTGGAGGCCATGACGCTGGGCAACCGCATCGTGGTCATGCGCGACGGCCTGATCATGCAGGTGGACACGCCCATGAACCTCTACGACTTCCCACAGAACAAGTTCGTGGCGGGTTTTATCGGCAGTCCCAGCATGAACCTGATCAACGCCCGCATCCAGAATGGCCAGTTCGTGGTCGGCAATGACCGCGTGGACGCGATGGGCAAACTGGCGCAGAGCCTGAAGGCCTACGAGGGCAAGGAAGTCTCGATGGGGATCCGCCCCGAGCACATCGGCCTCGTCGGGCTGACCGAAACGCCGGTGGGGACCAATGTGCTGCACGGCAAAGTGGTGGTTGTCGAGCCGCTGGGCGCGCAGACCGACCTGATCGTGGAGGTCGCTGGACAGGACCTGACGGTCAAGGTGGAAGGTCAGGCGCTGGTACAGCCCGGTGACGACATCGAACTGGTTATCGATCAGACCCGTCTGCACGCTTTCGATGCCGCCACCGAACTGGCCATCGACCGGGGTAAAGCCATCGGCAAGCGCGGCCAGGCCGACACCCCGGACCTGGGCTACGAGTATCCTGGCGTGGCCAAAAAGGGCGCGGAAGCCATGCTGAGCAAAGAAGCCAAGGAAACCATCATCGTCAGCAGCGACTGATTCCAAAGTCAATCAACCAACAAGGGCCGGAGGCGTGATCGCAGTCCGGCCCTACTCGTTGATGGG
This genomic interval from Deinococcus humi contains the following:
- a CDS encoding ABC transporter ATP-binding protein; the protein is MAEVILEHIDKMYGSKQHAVKDFNLHIEDREFMVFVGPSGCGKSTTLRMIAGLEDISDGILKIGDRVVNDVPPKDRDIAMVFQNYALYPHMNVYENMAFGLKLRKTPKEEIERRVRDAAKILQIEHLLGRKPKELSGGQRQRVAMGRAIVREPAVFLMDEPLSNLDAKLRVEMRSQINQLHRRLGATIVYVTHDQVEAMTLGNRIVVMRDGLIMQVDTPMNLYDFPQNKFVAGFIGSPSMNLINARIQNGQFVVGNDRVDAMGKLAQSLKAYEGKEVSMGIRPEHIGLVGLTETPVGTNVLHGKVVVVEPLGAQTDLIVEVAGQDLTVKVEGQALVQPGDDIELVIDQTRLHAFDAATELAIDRGKAIGKRGQADTPDLGYEYPGVAKKGAEAMLSKEAKETIIVSSD